The Alkalihalophilus pseudofirmus nucleotide sequence ATTCGGGTGATTCTTCACACGATCAGTAACATTTTGAGCGAATTCGTGACGGTCCACAGCAAGGGCTCCACCAGCAGGTACAGAAGAGTCATCAGCTGATGAAATAATAACCGAATCAAGCTTCCTCATCTCTTCTTTTAATACACCAACCGCATTTGTTAAGCTGTTTCCACGCAAAGAGTTACTGCATACAAGCTCAGCAAATTTGTCTGTATGGTGTGCTGGTGTTTGTTTTACAGGTCTCATTTCGTATAATCGTACATTTATTCCGCGCTTCGCTAGCTGCCAAGCCGCTTCACTTCCAGCAAGGCCAGCACCGATCACATTTACATGTTGTTGATCCATTTTTTAACGCCTCCACTCTAAAATCATTCAAAAAGGTCTGAACGGTGACTAAGGCAAGGACAAGATAACGAAGCGATCCATTATCCTGGTGAGTACTTGCACATTAGCGGTTCAGACCCTTGGTTTTTCCTTGTTCAATCACCTTGTGGCAATTGTATCAACTAACCATTCTTTGCTGGTGAGTACGTGCTCACCATGACTTTCTATGAATCCTAGTACATCATAATACTTTTTTCGTCAAGATTCAACAAAAACAAATTAATTTGCTTCTTCTTTGTAATCGCATGAAGAACATTGAACATTGACACCTTTTTTCGTTTTCTTCTCAACGAGCATCGCCGAACATTTTGGACACGGACGAGAAATTGGTTTGTCCCATGAGATGAATTCACATTCTGGGTAGCGGTCACATCCGTAAAATGTACGACGTTTCTTACTTTTCCGCTCTACAATATTTCCTTCTTTACACGTCGGACATTTCACACCGATATCTTTTACAATTGCTTTTGTGTTTCGACATTCTGGGAAATTAGAACATGCCATGAACTTTCCGTAGCGTCCCATTTTATACACCATTTCATGTCCACATTTTTCACAATCTTCACCAGCAGGTTCATCTTTTATCTCGACTTCTTTCATTTCTTCTTCTGCAACCTTAAGTCTCTTTTCAAAGCCTTGGTAAAAACCATCAATAATGTGGACCCATTCATGATTCCCTTCTTCAATAGAGTCGAGGTCACCTTCCATTTTAGCTGTAAATTCCACGTCTAAAATTTCTGGGAAGAATTCAACGATTAACTCTAATACAATTTCACCTAATTCTGTCGGAATAAATCTTTTTTCTTCAAGAGCCACATATCCACGCTTTTGAATCGTATCAAGTGTAGGTGCATAGGTTGACGGTCTGCCAATCCCTAACTCTTCCATCGTTTTTACTAGTCTCGCCTCTGTATATCTTGGCGGGGGCTGAGTAAAGTGCTGGTTCGGGTCAATAGACTCTTTCTTTACTTTTTGACCTTCTTCAAGGTTAGGCAGCAGACGGTCTTCCTCTTTCTTTCCGTCATCATTTCCCTCGATATACACTTTCATAAAACCAGGAAACTTCACTTTCGAACCTGTTGCTCTAAATAGTACTCCTTCGTTTACAAGGTCCACAGACATCGTATCCATAATAGCTGGAGCCATTTCACTTGCAACTAAACGTTCCCAGATTAGACGATACAAACGAAGCTGGTCACGTGATAAATAGCTCTTCAAGCTTTTAGGATCTTTAAATACAGCAGTAGGGCGAATAGCTTCGTGAGCGTCTTGTGCTTTCTTATCTTTCTTCACCGCACGCTGTCCTACTCTCGTGTATTCTTCCCCAAATTGTTCTACAATGTATTGCCTTGTTTCATTTTGCGCAGTCTCTGAGATTCGTGTAGAGTCGGTACGCATGTACGTAATTAAACCAACTGTCCCTTCCTTGCCTAGGTCAATCCCCTCATATAACTGCTGAGCAATCATCATTGTTTTCTTTGCTCTAAAATTCAGCTTTCTTGCAGCCTCTTGCTGAAGAGAAGAGGTAGTAAATGGAGTTACAGGGTTTCTTTTACGTTCTTTCTTTTTTACAGATGCCACATCAAACGACTTACCTTTTAATTGCTTTAAAACCGCTTGGACCTCTTCCTCTGATTTAAGTTCTTGCTTCTTGCCGTCTACTCCGTAAAATTTAGCGTCAAAAGCCTCATCCCCTAATGAGAACTTTCCTTGAATGGTCCAATATTCTTCAGGTACGAACGCTTGTATTTCTTTCTCACGCTCAATAATCATTTTGACGGCGACAGATTGAACACGACCTGCACTTAATCCTTTTTTAACTTTTTTCCATAAAAGAGGACTAATATTATAACCAACTAAACGGTCTAAAATGCGTCGTGCTTGCTGAGCATCTACCAAATCCATATTAATTTTTCTCGGTGTTTTAAATGCATCTTTAATTGCCTGCTTTGTAATTTCATTAAACACTACGCGACAATCAGACTGCTCATCAATATTAAGACTATGGGCAAGATGCCAAGCGATAGCCTCTCCTTCACGATCGGGGTCAGCTGCGAGATAAATTCGTTTCACTTTTTTAGCAGCTGTCTTTAATTCTTTTAACACGGGGCCTTTCCCGCGGATTGTAATATACTTTGGTTGAAAATTTTCTTCAACATCTACTCCCATTTGACTTTTTGGTAAGTCTCTGACATGTCCCATTGAAGCCTTTACAATGTATTTTTTGCCTAAATATTTACCAATGGTCTTTGCTTTGGCGGGAGATTCAACGATTACTAAATAATCGGCCATAACAAGCAGCTCCCTCTCTCGAAGTTAAATTAAAATCTTCCCTATTATTAAACAGACTTTTACCATTTGTCAAACAAGAGTTTAAAAATTTCGTATTAAAACGTATGGAAATTGACAAAAAACGACTATATTATATAGAAGAAACTCGGAAATTTTATGACGATTTTATGTCCATTCGTTTAAAATATCACTCATTTCTACTACTAATTTTGCTCCCTCTTTAATCAGTTGATTTGTGCCCTTTGATAACTCGCTGTCAATAGGACCAGGCACGGCAAATACATCACGATTTTGATCTAATGCTTGGTCGGCCGTAATAAGAGAGCCGCTTCTTTCTTTTGCTTCTATGACCAAAACCCCTTTTGATAACCCACTAATTATGCGATTCCTTGCTGGAAATGTCCACTTTGCTGGAGGTTGATGCGGAGGGTATTCGCTTATCACAAGCTGATGGGCAGCCATGTAAGTGAAAAGATTTTTATTCTCTTTTGGATAGAAGTGATGAAAGCCAGATCCTAACACAGCGATCGTATGTCCATTTTGCGAGATGGTCTGTTGATGAGCTGCCGTATCAATGCCAAGAGCTAACCCGCTTACAATACATACGTTTTCCTTCACAAGCGGTTTCACTAGATTTGCAACAGCCCCAAGCCCCCTATTTGTGGGCGTTCTTGAACCTACTACTGCCAATTTCAATTTGATTTGCAAAAGATCTATATCCCCTTTGCAATAGAGCACCCAAGGAGGATCATATAACTCTTTCAGCTGTTTAGGGTAATCCGCATCAAAACGAGTTAACGTAGTAATTTGCGAGGTTGCTAGCTTGCTTACATATTCACGTGAGTTTACTTCCTTTAAATAGGTTACAAGTTTTACTGCTTTATCTCGCTTTAAATGGAGATGCTTTATAAAAAAGGCAGAGGATAAGGTGAATGGAGTCAGAAGCTCTGGGTCATGATTGATCAGTGCAGCAATTTGTTTCCAAGACAAAAACATGCTGCTGTGCAGCACAATCAACCGTTCTCTAAATGTATTCATTTATGAACACTTCCTTTTGGGGAGATGAGGGTAGTGGTGCGGGGTTCATAAGATAAAAAAGCTCCTCAAATAAGAGGAGCTTTTTTGATTATTTTGCTACTTCATGAGTTGTACATTTTTCAAGCAAGTCATTTTCTTTAAGAGCTTTGATAAGTGTTTCACCCATAACAGAAGGTGTTTCAGCCACTTTTACGCCGCAGCTCTCAAGAGTTTTGATTTTCTCGGCTGCTGTTCCTTTACCACCAGAGATAATCGCACCAGCATGACCCATACGTTTTCCTGGAGGTGCTGTCTGACCGCCAATGAAACCAACTACCGGCTTCTTCATGTTAGCTTTAATCCACTCAGCAGCCTCTTCTTCTGCTGTACCGCCGATCTCACCGATCATGATCACAGCATATGTTTCTGGATCTTCGTTAAATAACTCTAATACATCGATGAAGTTTGTTCCATTAACTGGGTCTCCACCAATACCAACAGCTGTCGATTGACCGATACCATTCGTTGAAAGCTGGTGAACAGCTTCATACGTTAATGTACCAGAACGAGATACAACACCTACATGACCTTTTTTATGAATGTAGCCTGGCATAATTCCAATTTTACATTCTTCCGGTGTAATGACACCTGGGCAGTTTGGTCCAATAAGGCGAGTCTTCTTGCCTTCCATGTAACGTCTAACACTTACCATATCCATTACAGGAATACCTTCAGTTATACAAATAGCTAAATCTAATTCAGCGTCTACTGCTTCCATGATTGCATCTGCAGCGAATGCAGGTGGAACATAAATAACTGATGCGTTAGCTCCTGTAGCTTTAACAGCATCCTCTACTGTATCAAATACAGGGACACCTTCAACTTCTGTTCCGCCTTTACCAGGTGTTACACCACCAACAATTTGTGTACCGTACTCAATTGCTTGTTGTGTATGGAATAAGCCAGTTGCGCCTGTAATTCCTTGTACAATGACTTTTGTATCTTTGTTAATAAGGATACTCATTCTCTTTGTCCCGCCTTTCGTATTAACAATTAAATTGAATCATTTTATCTAAAGACATCTTTAACAAGAGTCTTTTAAGTTAGTATTTTATACCAATTATTACTTAACTAGAGATACAATCTTCTGTGCACCATCAGCCATTGAATCTGCAGCAGTGATGTTCAGACCTGATTCGTTAAGAATCTGTTTACCAAGGTCTACGTTTGTACCTTCAAGACGAACAACTAATGGAATTTCAAGACCTACTTCTTTTGTAGCTGCTACAACACCTTCTGCGATGATGTCACATTTCATGATTCCACCAAAGATATTAACGAAGATACCTTTAACGTTTTCATCAGAAAGGATGATCTTGAATGCTTCTGTAACTTTCTCAGCCGTAGCACCGCCGCCAACATCTAGGAAGTTAGCTGGGTCGCCGCTGTAATGCTTAATGATGTCCATTGTTGCCATAGCAAGTCCAGCACCATTAACCATACATCCAATGTTACCATCTAATGAAATGTAGCTTAGGTCATATTTAGAAGCTTCGATTTCTTTTTCATCTTCTTCTTCTAAATCACGATACTCAAGTACGTCTTTTTGACGGTATAGAGCATTTGAATCAAAGTTTAACTTCGCATCAAGCGCCATTACTTTTCCGTCTCCAGTTGTAACAAGCGGATTGATCTCAGCAATTGAGCAATCCTTTTCAGAGAATGCTTTATAAAGTCCCATCATAAATTTAACAGCTTGTCCTACAAGCTCTTTAGGGATATTAATGTTAAATGCTAGACGACGAGCTTGGAAGCCTTGTAAGCCTACAGCCGGGTCAATTACTTCTTTGAAGATCTTCTCAGGAGTTGCTTCTGCAACCTCTTCGATTTCAGTACCGCCTTCCTCAGAAGCCATTAATACAACGCGGTTTGTCGCACGATCTAGAACTAAACCAACGTAGTATTCATTTTTAATATCGCATCCTTCTTCGATAAGTAAGCGCTTTACTTCTTTACCTTCAGGACCTGTTTGGTGAGTAATAAGTGTTTTACCTAAAATCTCATCCGCATATGTACGAACTTCATCCAAGTTCTTAGCAACTTTTACACCGCCAGCTTTACCGCGGCCTCCTGCATGGATTTGAGCTTTTACAACACAAACTTCTGTGCCTAATTCTTTTGCAGCCTCAACTGCTTCTTCTACTGAGAATGCGACTTTCCCATTAGGGACTGCAACTCCGTATTTACGAAGGAGTTCTTTACCTTGATACTCATGAATATTCATTCTCTCTCCAGCCTCCTATCAATTGCATATGATTTCAAGTCGCTCTTTCGTTTATACGTGGATGAACGACAAATTCCTCTTCCATTTTAGCACTTTTTAAAATATTTTGGGAGAGAAAAGTGTAACCTCTTTCAAATTTCTTTTAATTCTAACTTTTTTAGAGTCCAATTCATAAAATTACTTTTTACCATACCCTTGGTGTGACAAGGCTTTCTAGCTTTAACGTTAGAATTTATCAACGTTAAAATAAAAATAAAAAAAGCTAGAAATTCTGAGAGAATTTACTAGCTTTTCATTTTACTAGTCGCATTTTTCTTTGTTTTGAGCTTTTTGCATGACTGACTTTGTCATATCTTTTGCTTTTGCATCTTGTTCTTGAATAGAGTGATGAACTCCAAATTCTTGAGCATATTCCTCTTTATATTGATTCATAAACGAATCAAGTTCAGGAACATTTAATTTGTTCGGTTTCATAATTCATACCTCCCGCTTAAAGATCACCTGATTAGGTGTGTGGATTAGTATGTCCTTAATGTCCCGATGCTATGACTGGTTGGATATAAATGGTTCGATTGCATTTCTAGCCTTTTGAAGAGTTTTTATCCACTCTGTAAATAAAGGCAAATACTTCTGCTACCACTTCATAAAGTTCCGGGGGGATTGATTGATTAATGTTTAGTTGGCTTAATAATTCAACTAAAGAGGCATCTTCTTGAATCGGGATATGATGATTTTTTGCTTTTTCAATGATCTCTTCTGCAATGATGCCCTTCCCTTTAGCAATCACTTCAGGTGAATCCTGCTTCGCCGCATCATACCGTAATGCTACTGCTTGCTTTTTCAGCTCGTTATTCATATCCGAATATCCACTCCCTGGTAATCAACGCGTTGTTTATAGGCAGACTCATGATGCGATTGAACCTTATTATGGCTGTATTCATTAATATTTTTCCAAGTGAGGGCAGTGAGCTTATAATCAAATCCATCTAATGCATCATGTAAAGTCGGCAGTAATAGATCAATAAGTCTGCTCGGTTTATCCCCCTCATTAAATACAGTAAGTGAAATGACTCTATTTTGTATTTGCATATCCACGATAAGCTCTCCAAGTGTTTCTAGCTCTAAATAAAATAGAATTCGGCAATGATTTGGGTCTAGACTGCCGTCTTCCTGCCGCCTTGCCTCCCATTGCAGCGTTACATCTGTTTGGTAAGAACCTAAGACAAGCGGTAATTGCATAAGCACTTGTTGAAGGGGACCTTGCTGCTCTTGAGCCATTAATTGACTGCCTGTTATACGCTGAATCATTTCTGTTACTTTCTCTCTTACCGGCAGAGGCAACGATTGTTCTAGCTGCATAAGCATCCCTTTTAGACGTTCTTGATGACTTAGTTCATTTACATTCGTTTGTTGAACATGCCTAGCTATTTCGCTTTCATAATGTAAGCCAAGTAATGCTGCCACATTTTGAAGGTGAGAACCAAATCCGCTTTTCGCATCCGTTATGGCAGGTGATACGGAATGATATAAGGCAGACTGCAGCATCGATCGCTCATTCGCTGGCAGCTGCTGGCTGACTAAGTGCCTTAGTCCCCCTTCTATATCAAGCGCCTTCTGAGATCCATTTAACCGTTGGAACAGTAACTCCAGGCTGCCCTTTTCCCCTTGCGGCAAATTGCTTAAGGAGCCTAAGATATGCTGCATTGCTTCTCTCGGCTGCAACTCAACAACTTGGTTGGTCAACTGAGGCGGCAAAAGCGGTCGAACCTCACTGCTTGTTTGCTGCTGATTAAGCATAATCTGATGAAAACGATGGATAAAGCCGTCTATCGTTTCTTTTGTGTCAATTAAGCCTAGCCTTGTTAAAAGCATCTTAGCAGCCTCGCTTTGTTCAGCTGTTGCAGATGGGTGGACTAGCTGCTGAAGCAAGTGTAGGACTGGCTGTTTCGTTTGGCCGAATTCGGTTTGGGCATTAAATTGCTTTAAGGCTGACACTAATTTTTCAACCGACGAATGAGAGGCATATTCTGCACTCTGCGCCAGCTGTATAACTTGCTGTATCTGCTGATTCACACCCGTCTCTTTTTGAAATGCTTGTACTGCCCTCACTGCTTCTTCTGATAACGGCAGGTTCTTTTGAATGAGGAGGTGGACTAAATCTACTGTTTGACGATCGTACTTATTTAAAGTCGTCAACAATTGCGCAGCTTCTTTTAATGCATGCTTTGGCAGAGCCAGCTGCTTGACAGCTAACTGGTCCAAAAGAGCATTAATCGCGGTATTTTGAGGAAGACCCAGCTGCCTAATCAATTGTTCATTTACTGGAGGCGGTGACCCTTGGCCTGTTCTCCCTTGATTGTCAATCACTTTTAACTTTGGCAGACCGCTTCCTTCCTGTACTTCAAACCAATACCTTCCCCCAGCTGTTAATGCAGCTTCAAGCCTTGCTGTCACTTGCATTCCATTAATCGAAAGAGAAGCTAGGTGATTAGGGAACAACTTCGTAATCTTCCCTTGAAATATATGACCAGGCACAAACGTGAGGGGAGTCCGCTTTTTTGCACCTGCTGTCGTCACTTCTTGATTAATACTGGTCGTATGTATCATTTTTCTTCTCCCCTCGCCTGTCAGCTACGTGCTTTGTTTAACTAAACAGTCAGCTACTGGCTTAAATGATTTTCTGTGTTCTTTTGTGATGCCTAATGTGTTCATCGCTTTTAAATGCACTGCGGTGCCATAGCCTACATGTTTGGCAAAGCCGTAACCAGGATACACCTTCTCAAGTTCCGCCATATACTCATCCCTTGCTACTTTTGCAAGTACAGAACTCGCTGCAATTGTTAAGCTTTTTTGGTCACCTTTAATCAATGATTCTTGTGGAAGAGAGTTAGCTAGTTTCATCGCATCAAGCAGCAAGTAATCTGGTTGGATGTCTAAATTATTGACTGCCCTTTGCATAGCGAGCTTGGTTGCCTCGTAAATATTTACTCGATCAATTTCATCAGCATCTACAAAAACAACCGAATAAGCTAAGGCTTGTTTTTTTATTTCCTCAACAAAAAACTCTCTTTTTTCTTTAGATAGCTTTTTAGAATCTGTTAATCCTGGTAAAGACGCATCCTTCGGTAGAATAACTGCTGCGGCTGTTACAGGTCCTGCAAGCGGTCCGCGCCCGACCTCATCTAGTCCTGCTACATAGTTATAACCATTCTGCCAAGCCTCTCGTTCATATATGAGCATGGTCTCATGCATTTGCATCCGTTCAGCTTCTAACGCTTTTTGTTTTTCAAATTTACAAAGGAGACGCTGAACTCCTTTACGTTCATCATACTTAAGTTGATCAATCCATTCCTCACTTACTTCCATTTCATTAAACAATGTTGCTTCAATCTCTTTAATTGCTAAGCGTTTCATATTCTCCCCTATCTTTCTCTTACCCTTTTTATCGGTGCTATGGTCCATTTTTTTATAACCTTTTTATCGTACTAGAGATCATTTTTCATTACTAGGCTAAACTGGCAATTGCTTTAATTATCCATAACCCAAATTGCCGGGACCTGAAAAAAAGCCGCAGAAGACTTTTTATCGTCTCCACGGCTTATCCAGTATGCGGCGGCTGCTCGAGTGTAACTTGTCCGAGCGTGCCTGAACGTAGTTCTCTTAAGATAATCTCAGCGGCTTTATCATAATCAATATACCCGCCAGGAAGCAGACAGCCTCGTTTTTTACCAATCGCATCAAATAAAGCAAGCCCTTCCTCCGGTACTTCCTCTAGCTTATACCTTTCCGCAATCCGTTCTGGGTAGTGGTCTTTCATATAGTTTAGTACAAAGAGGGCAATATCTTGAAAATCTAATAACTCATCTTTTATCGCACCTGTTGCAGCTAATCTGTATCCAATCACTTGATCTTCAAATTTAGGCCATAAAATACCTGGAGTATCTAACAGTTCTAATTCATCATTTCCTACCTTAATCCATTGCTGCTTCTTAGTTACGCCAGGTCGATCTCCCACCTTAGCAATTTTCTTTGAAGCAAGACGGTTAATGAGGGTGGATTTCCCAACATTCGGGATTCCGAGAATCATTCCGCGAATCGCCCGCGGCTTCATACCCTTAGATTTCCACTTTTCGATCAGGGGGCTTGCAAGCTTTCGGCATGCACCGCTGATTTTTTCTACCCCTTTTCCTGTTTGGGCATTAATAGCAAGAACGGTAGCACCCTTTTCTTCAAAATATCCAGCCCACTTTTTTGTCATATGAGGATCTGCTAAATCCGCTTTGTTTAATAAAACAAGACGCGGCTTCTGCCCGACAATTTCATCCATCATCGGATTTCTCGAAGAAAGAGGCAGCCTTGCATCCACTAATTCAATGACAACATCAATTAATTTAAGTTTTTCAGTTACTTCTCTTCTCGCTTTGGCCATATGACCAGGAAACCATTGTATTGCCAACCTATTCACCTACT carries:
- the topA gene encoding type I DNA topoisomerase, which encodes MADYLVIVESPAKAKTIGKYLGKKYIVKASMGHVRDLPKSQMGVDVEENFQPKYITIRGKGPVLKELKTAAKKVKRIYLAADPDREGEAIAWHLAHSLNIDEQSDCRVVFNEITKQAIKDAFKTPRKINMDLVDAQQARRILDRLVGYNISPLLWKKVKKGLSAGRVQSVAVKMIIEREKEIQAFVPEEYWTIQGKFSLGDEAFDAKFYGVDGKKQELKSEEEVQAVLKQLKGKSFDVASVKKKERKRNPVTPFTTSSLQQEAARKLNFRAKKTMMIAQQLYEGIDLGKEGTVGLITYMRTDSTRISETAQNETRQYIVEQFGEEYTRVGQRAVKKDKKAQDAHEAIRPTAVFKDPKSLKSYLSRDQLRLYRLIWERLVASEMAPAIMDTMSVDLVNEGVLFRATGSKVKFPGFMKVYIEGNDDGKKEEDRLLPNLEEGQKVKKESIDPNQHFTQPPPRYTEARLVKTMEELGIGRPSTYAPTLDTIQKRGYVALEEKRFIPTELGEIVLELIVEFFPEILDVEFTAKMEGDLDSIEEGNHEWVHIIDGFYQGFEKRLKVAEEEMKEVEIKDEPAGEDCEKCGHEMVYKMGRYGKFMACSNFPECRNTKAIVKDIGVKCPTCKEGNIVERKSKKRRTFYGCDRYPECEFISWDKPISRPCPKCSAMLVEKKTKKGVNVQCSSCDYKEEAN
- a CDS encoding ribonuclease HII — encoded protein: MKRLAIKEIEATLFNEMEVSEEWIDQLKYDERKGVQRLLCKFEKQKALEAERMQMHETMLIYEREAWQNGYNYVAGLDEVGRGPLAGPVTAAAVILPKDASLPGLTDSKKLSKEKREFFVEEIKKQALAYSVVFVDADEIDRVNIYEATKLAMQRAVNNLDIQPDYLLLDAMKLANSLPQESLIKGDQKSLTIAASSVLAKVARDEYMAELEKVYPGYGFAKHVGYGTAVHLKAMNTLGITKEHRKSFKPVADCLVKQST
- a CDS encoding EscU/YscU/HrcU family type III secretion system export apparatus switch protein, which produces MNNELKKQAVALRYDAAKQDSPEVIAKGKGIIAEEIIEKAKNHHIPIQEDASLVELLSQLNINQSIPPELYEVVAEVFAFIYRVDKNSSKG
- the ylqF gene encoding ribosome biogenesis GTPase YlqF, with translation MAIQWFPGHMAKARREVTEKLKLIDVVIELVDARLPLSSRNPMMDEIVGQKPRLVLLNKADLADPHMTKKWAGYFEEKGATVLAINAQTGKGVEKISGACRKLASPLIEKWKSKGMKPRAIRGMILGIPNVGKSTLINRLASKKIAKVGDRPGVTKKQQWIKVGNDELELLDTPGILWPKFEDQVIGYRLAATGAIKDELLDFQDIALFVLNYMKDHYPERIAERYKLEEVPEEGLALFDAIGKKRGCLLPGGYIDYDKAAEIILRELRSGTLGQVTLEQPPHTG
- the sucD gene encoding succinate--CoA ligase subunit alpha, which produces MSILINKDTKVIVQGITGATGLFHTQQAIEYGTQIVGGVTPGKGGTEVEGVPVFDTVEDAVKATGANASVIYVPPAFAADAIMEAVDAELDLAICITEGIPVMDMVSVRRYMEGKKTRLIGPNCPGVITPEECKIGIMPGYIHKKGHVGVVSRSGTLTYEAVHQLSTNGIGQSTAVGIGGDPVNGTNFIDVLELFNEDPETYAVIMIGEIGGTAEEEAAEWIKANMKKPVVGFIGGQTAPPGKRMGHAGAIISGGKGTAAEKIKTLESCGVKVAETPSVMGETLIKALKENDLLEKCTTHEVAK
- the sucC gene encoding ADP-forming succinate--CoA ligase subunit beta; this translates as MNIHEYQGKELLRKYGVAVPNGKVAFSVEEAVEAAKELGTEVCVVKAQIHAGGRGKAGGVKVAKNLDEVRTYADEILGKTLITHQTGPEGKEVKRLLIEEGCDIKNEYYVGLVLDRATNRVVLMASEEGGTEIEEVAEATPEKIFKEVIDPAVGLQGFQARRLAFNINIPKELVGQAVKFMMGLYKAFSEKDCSIAEINPLVTTGDGKVMALDAKLNFDSNALYRQKDVLEYRDLEEEDEKEIEASKYDLSYISLDGNIGCMVNGAGLAMATMDIIKHYSGDPANFLDVGGGATAEKVTEAFKIILSDENVKGIFVNIFGGIMKCDIIAEGVVAATKEVGLEIPLVVRLEGTNVDLGKQILNESGLNITAADSMADGAQKIVSLVK
- the dprA gene encoding DNA-processing protein DprA — encoded protein: MNTFRERLIVLHSSMFLSWKQIAALINHDPELLTPFTLSSAFFIKHLHLKRDKAVKLVTYLKEVNSREYVSKLATSQITTLTRFDADYPKQLKELYDPPWVLYCKGDIDLLQIKLKLAVVGSRTPTNRGLGAVANLVKPLVKENVCIVSGLALGIDTAAHQQTISQNGHTIAVLGSGFHHFYPKENKNLFTYMAAHQLVISEYPPHQPPAKWTFPARNRIISGLSKGVLVIEAKERSGSLITADQALDQNRDVFAVPGPIDSELSKGTNQLIKEGAKLVVEMSDILNEWT
- a CDS encoding small, acid-soluble spore protein, alpha/beta type gives rise to the protein MKPNKLNVPELDSFMNQYKEEYAQEFGVHHSIQEQDAKAKDMTKSVMQKAQNKEKCD